A stretch of Pseudomonas sp. LRP2-20 DNA encodes these proteins:
- a CDS encoding SPOR domain-containing protein produces MRKLAVVLAVLALAGCENEVEGVHKQVAEHLHNPKTAKFGNVRIDTKGTICGQVRGKDDAGQYEAYRSYVAIKGADGQYEIIVDDGGNNLRIREYCGGADLQRRAEALADQPAPEGWDVEVIQGANMGALSDMTARLIEKGIPSSVEYRDGKPVVLMGPFPSKAEADARKAEVMAKLGTDSIVIQHGAQR; encoded by the coding sequence GTGCGCAAACTGGCAGTGGTATTGGCAGTGCTGGCCCTGGCGGGCTGTGAGAACGAGGTCGAAGGTGTGCACAAGCAGGTTGCCGAGCACCTGCACAACCCCAAGACCGCCAAGTTCGGCAACGTGCGGATCGACACCAAGGGCACCATCTGCGGCCAGGTGCGTGGCAAGGACGATGCCGGCCAGTACGAGGCTTACCGCAGTTACGTGGCGATCAAGGGTGCCGATGGCCAGTATGAAATCATCGTCGATGACGGCGGCAACAACCTGCGTATCCGCGAATACTGTGGCGGTGCCGACCTGCAGCGTCGCGCCGAGGCGCTGGCCGACCAGCCGGCCCCTGAAGGCTGGGATGTCGAAGTGATCCAGGGCGCCAACATGGGTGCGCTGAGCGACATGACCGCACGCCTGATCGAGAAGGGCATCCCGTCCTCGGTCGAATACCGCGACGGCAAGCCGGTGGTGCTGATGGGGCCGTTCCCGAGCAAGGCTGAGGCCGATGCGCGCAAGGCCGAGGTGATGGCCAAGCTGGGTACCGATTCGATCGTCATCCAGCATGGTGCGCAGCGCTAA
- a CDS encoding GTP pyrophosphokinase, whose product MSTLERAIAVAARAHEGQFDKGGAAYILHPLRVMMRVSTPEQRIVAVLHDVIEDTSLTLSDLAREGFPLKILAALLALSRNKGESYHDFVVRLGSDPLARTVKLADLADNSDLSRIAAPGPADLARLARYREASAYLQALA is encoded by the coding sequence ATGTCTACACTGGAGCGGGCCATTGCTGTGGCCGCCAGGGCGCATGAAGGGCAATTTGACAAGGGTGGGGCGGCTTATATCCTCCACCCGTTGCGGGTGATGATGCGGGTCAGTACCCCGGAGCAGCGGATTGTCGCAGTGCTGCACGACGTGATCGAAGACACGTCGCTGACCCTTTCCGATCTGGCCCGAGAGGGCTTTCCCCTGAAGATTCTCGCCGCCTTGCTGGCCCTGAGCCGGAACAAGGGCGAAAGCTATCACGACTTCGTCGTGCGCCTGGGCAGCGACCCGCTGGCGCGTACCGTCAAGCTGGCCGACCTGGCCGACAACAGCGATCTCTCGCGTATTGCCGCCCCTGGCCCTGCCGACCTGGCACGGCTGGCCCGTTACCGCGAGGCCAGCGCCTACCTGCAGGCGCTGGCCTGA
- a CDS encoding DUF1654 domain-containing protein, whose translation MANTAEASASSYQQLGLRIQKIINNPLAQRSRAALIFRLEHESPDDWETLLEEIAENDNVTLAHRDDGGVQIFWTVPKED comes from the coding sequence GTGGCCAACACCGCCGAAGCAAGCGCAAGCAGCTACCAACAACTGGGCCTGCGCATTCAGAAGATCATCAACAACCCCCTCGCCCAGCGCAGCCGCGCCGCGCTGATCTTTCGCCTGGAGCACGAGTCGCCCGATGACTGGGAAACCCTGCTCGAGGAAATCGCCGAGAATGACAACGTCACCCTCGCCCACCGCGACGACGGCGGCGTGCAGATCTTCTGGACCGTGCCGAAGGAAGACTGA
- a CDS encoding asparaginase: MNAALKSFAPSALALLLILPTTASAKEAETQQKLANVVILATGGTIAGAGASAANSATYQAAKLGVDKLIAGVPELADLANVRGEQVMQIASESITNDDLLKLAKRVAELADSKDVDGIVITHGTDTLEETAYFLNLVEKTDKPIVVVGSMRPGTAMSADGMLNLYNAVAVASDKQSRGKGVLVTMNDEIQSGRDVSKSVNIKTEAFKSAWGPMGMVVEGKSYWFRLPAKRHTSQSEFDIKQISSLPQVDIAYSYGNVSDTAYKALAQSGAKAIIHAGTGNGSVSSRVVPTLQELHKNGVQIIRSSHVNQGGFVLRNAEQPDDKYDWVVAHDLNPQKARILAMVAMTKTQDSKELQRIFWEY; this comes from the coding sequence ATGAATGCTGCACTGAAGTCCTTCGCCCCGAGCGCCCTGGCGCTGCTGCTGATCCTGCCCACCACGGCCTCGGCAAAGGAAGCCGAAACCCAGCAGAAACTGGCCAACGTGGTCATCCTCGCCACCGGCGGCACCATTGCCGGCGCCGGTGCCAGCGCTGCCAACAGCGCCACCTACCAGGCCGCCAAGCTCGGCGTCGACAAGCTGATTGCCGGTGTGCCGGAACTGGCCGACCTGGCCAATGTGCGCGGCGAACAGGTGATGCAGATCGCCTCCGAGAGCATCACCAACGACGATTTGCTGAAACTGGCCAAGCGCGTCGCCGAGCTGGCCGACAGCAAGGACGTCGACGGCATCGTCATCACCCATGGCACCGACACCCTGGAAGAAACCGCCTACTTCCTCAACCTGGTGGAAAAGACCGACAAGCCGATCGTGGTGGTCGGCTCCATGCGCCCGGGCACGGCGATGTCCGCCGACGGCATGCTCAACCTGTACAACGCAGTGGCGGTGGCCAGCGACAAGCAGTCGCGTGGCAAGGGCGTGCTGGTGACCATGAACGACGAGATCCAGTCGGGGCGCGATGTGAGCAAGTCGGTGAACATCAAGACCGAAGCCTTCAAGAGCGCCTGGGGCCCGATGGGCATGGTAGTGGAAGGCAAGTCGTACTGGTTCCGCCTGCCGGCCAAGCGCCACACCAGCCAATCGGAGTTCGACATCAAGCAGATCAGCAGCCTGCCGCAGGTGGACATTGCCTACAGCTACGGCAACGTGAGCGACACGGCGTACAAGGCCCTGGCGCAGAGCGGCGCGAAAGCGATCATCCATGCTGGTACCGGCAATGGTTCGGTGTCGTCGCGGGTAGTGCCGACGCTGCAAGAGCTGCACAAGAATGGCGTGCAGATCATTCGCTCGTCCCACGTCAACCAGGGTGGTTTCGTGCTGCGCAATGCCGAGCAGCCGGATGACAAGTATGACTGGGTGGTGGCGCACGACCTGAACCCGCAGAAGGCGCGGATCCTGGCGATGGTGGCGATGACCAAGACCCAGGACAGCAAGGAGCTGCAGCGGATTTTCTGGGAATACTGA